A window of Ruminococcus champanellensis 18P13 = JCM 17042 contains these coding sequences:
- a CDS encoding AEC family transporter — MSNLEFSLNATMPVFFVIFVGWFLKKIGIIRKDFQDANNRLVFRVLLPVMLFCDVAETDLSATFSMKFFLFCVSATLACFAAVWILAALFYKDRASIGSFVQGAIRGSAGILGVAFAENMYGRAGMVPLMMIAIVPIYNIGSVILLTMYSSERPPQGQIKKVCLEVLTNPLILGILAGIPFALLHVQFPALVQKSLNNLSMITSPLALLMVGADFDLQKASAQRIPVLLATAIKLLIQPAIFLPIAVLLGFRDESLIAILIMLGAPATVSGYIMARGMHNNVSMAGSIVVLTTMLSAVTVTGIIFVLRTFGYV; from the coding sequence GTGAGCAACCTGGAATTCAGCCTGAACGCAACGATGCCGGTGTTCTTCGTCATCTTTGTGGGCTGGTTCCTCAAGAAAATCGGTATCATCCGGAAGGACTTCCAGGACGCCAACAATCGGCTGGTGTTCCGGGTGCTGCTTCCGGTCATGCTGTTTTGCGACGTGGCGGAAACAGATCTGTCCGCCACCTTCAGCATGAAATTCTTTCTGTTCTGCGTATCCGCCACCCTGGCATGCTTTGCGGCGGTATGGATTCTGGCAGCGCTGTTCTACAAGGACAGAGCAAGCATCGGCAGCTTTGTACAAGGCGCCATCCGGGGCAGTGCCGGAATCCTTGGAGTGGCATTTGCGGAAAACATGTACGGCCGTGCAGGCATGGTTCCTCTGATGATGATCGCAATTGTGCCCATCTACAACATCGGCTCTGTGATTCTGCTGACCATGTACAGTTCGGAGCGTCCACCCCAGGGACAGATCAAAAAGGTATGCCTGGAGGTTCTGACCAACCCTCTGATCCTTGGGATCCTGGCAGGCATTCCCTTTGCGCTGCTGCACGTGCAGTTCCCGGCACTGGTGCAGAAATCTCTGAACAATCTTTCAATGATCACTTCTCCCCTGGCGCTGCTGATGGTTGGAGCCGACTTTGATCTGCAAAAGGCATCCGCCCAACGGATCCCTGTACTCCTTGCAACCGCCATCAAGCTATTGATTCAGCCGGCGATTTTCCTGCCCATTGCAGTACTCCTGGGATTCCGGGACGAGTCCCTGATTGCGATCCTCATTATGCTGGGCGCCCCGGCAACGGTTTCCGGCTATATTATGGCACGGGGCATGCACAACAATGTCTCCATGGCAGGCAGCATCGTGGTACTGACAACCATGCTTTCCGCCGTCACCGTCACAGGCATTATCTTTGTACTGCGCACCTTCGGGTATGTCTGA
- a CDS encoding SGNH/GDSL hydrolase family protein → MKPFRQIALLTAGMLLLSAAGCGKKEDSQMQDSSSQSTWSMADPSLNLPTLNLGHTTEDMIRRAVVNPGNTARLADAMKRAQAGEKITIGTIGGSITQGTAASTTDERYANRALQWWAKAFPKAQLDFVNAGIGATDSYIGVHRVDADLLSKKPDVVIVEFSVNDTDAALNLQTYDSLVRKILQAENHPAVILLFTTQEDGTSLQDTHMQIGSAYNLPMISYKNAVLPEIEAGKFTWKDISPDNIHPNSVGHGIIGELLWSYFNSVYAKLDQIDTSDLTFTATPVTKDLYAKGQLLDSKTLTPKTMQGFEQAEVSNQFPNDWTTKEGGELTFEVTGSNIGVLYYKTVDGKSGQYCVYVDDRLIQVLDGDFTGGWGNYAQAQQVYTSDTPSTHTVTIKQLEGTDLTQFTVLGLLVS, encoded by the coding sequence ATGAAGCCGTTCAGACAAATCGCACTGCTGACAGCGGGTATGCTGCTGCTGAGCGCTGCCGGCTGCGGCAAAAAGGAGGATTCTCAGATGCAGGACAGTTCATCCCAGAGCACTTGGAGCATGGCGGATCCCTCCCTGAATCTGCCCACCCTGAATCTGGGGCACACCACGGAGGATATGATCCGGCGTGCAGTGGTCAATCCGGGTAATACCGCCCGGTTGGCGGATGCCATGAAGCGGGCGCAGGCAGGTGAGAAGATCACCATCGGTACCATCGGCGGCTCCATTACCCAGGGTACTGCCGCCTCCACCACTGACGAGCGGTATGCAAACCGGGCGCTCCAGTGGTGGGCAAAGGCATTCCCCAAGGCGCAGCTAGACTTTGTCAATGCAGGCATTGGCGCTACGGATTCCTACATCGGGGTACACCGGGTGGATGCAGACCTGCTGAGCAAGAAGCCGGATGTGGTGATCGTGGAATTTTCCGTAAACGATACGGATGCGGCACTGAATCTGCAAACCTACGACAGCCTGGTGCGGAAGATTTTGCAGGCAGAGAACCATCCGGCAGTGATCCTGCTGTTCACCACCCAGGAGGACGGCACCAGCCTTCAGGACACCCATATGCAGATTGGCTCGGCATATAACCTGCCCATGATCAGCTATAAAAATGCGGTGCTGCCGGAGATTGAAGCCGGCAAGTTCACCTGGAAGGACATTTCCCCGGACAATATCCACCCCAACTCCGTGGGACACGGCATCATCGGCGAGCTGCTGTGGAGCTATTTCAACTCGGTTTACGCAAAGCTGGATCAGATCGATACCTCTGACCTGACCTTCACAGCTACCCCGGTCACAAAGGATCTGTACGCCAAGGGACAACTGCTGGACAGCAAGACACTAACCCCCAAGACCATGCAGGGCTTTGAGCAGGCGGAGGTTTCCAATCAATTCCCCAACGACTGGACCACGAAGGAAGGCGGCGAGCTGACCTTTGAAGTTACCGGCAGCAACATCGGCGTGCTGTACTATAAGACCGTGGACGGCAAAAGCGGTCAGTACTGCGTCTATGTGGATGACCGGCTGATCCAGGTGCTGGACGGCGATTTTACCGGCGGTTGGGGCAATTACGCACAGGCGCAGCAGGTTTACACCTCTGACACGCCATCCACCCATACGGTAACCATCAAGCAGCTTGAGGGCACAGATCTGACGCAGTTTACCGTTTTGGGCTTGCTGGTAAGCTGA
- the nadC gene encoding carboxylating nicotinate-nucleotide diphosphorylase, whose translation MNLPQNYIDDLIRRALAEDITYVDITTDTLMPDSHTSEAYYIAKDEGVLCGMDVALRVFDLAGGNVETRALFHDGDKVCKGDILATMTGSTKTLLKGERTALNLLQHMSGIATATNRCVHLVEGTRARITDTRKTLPGMRALQKYAVVVGGGRNHRFNLSDGAMLKDNHLDAYGGITPAVAALRDKIGHMVKIEVEVRNLEELQEALDAGCEIIMLDNMSCEDMAAAVQINAGRALLEASGNVTAETIRPIAETGVDIISLGALTHSVKCFDISMRIKQAK comes from the coding sequence ATGAATCTGCCCCAGAATTATATTGACGATCTGATCCGCAGAGCCCTTGCGGAGGACATTACCTATGTGGACATCACCACGGACACCCTGATGCCGGATTCCCACACCAGCGAGGCGTACTATATCGCCAAGGACGAGGGCGTGCTGTGCGGCATGGACGTGGCGCTGCGGGTCTTTGACCTGGCAGGGGGCAATGTGGAGACCAGGGCACTGTTTCACGATGGAGACAAGGTGTGTAAAGGCGACATCCTCGCAACCATGACCGGCAGCACCAAGACCCTGCTGAAGGGAGAGCGCACGGCGCTGAATCTATTGCAGCATATGTCCGGCATCGCCACCGCCACCAACCGGTGCGTCCATCTGGTGGAAGGCACCCGTGCCCGGATCACCGACACCCGGAAGACCCTGCCCGGCATGCGTGCGCTGCAGAAGTATGCAGTGGTGGTAGGCGGCGGCAGAAACCACCGGTTCAACCTGTCCGACGGTGCCATGCTCAAGGACAACCACCTGGACGCCTACGGCGGCATCACCCCTGCGGTGGCTGCTCTACGGGATAAGATTGGGCATATGGTCAAAATCGAGGTGGAGGTGCGGAACCTGGAGGAGCTGCAGGAGGCTCTGGATGCAGGCTGTGAGATTATCATGCTGGACAATATGTCCTGCGAGGATATGGCAGCGGCGGTGCAGATCAACGCAGGGCGTGCCCTGCTGGAAGCATCCGGCAACGTGACCGCCGAAACCATCCGCCCCATTGCAGAAACCGGCGTGGATATTATTTCCCTGGGGGCTCTGACCCACAGCGTGAAATGCTTTGACATCTCCATGCGGATCAAACAAGCTAAGTGA
- a CDS encoding L-aspartate oxidase, with protein sequence MTNHYDVIIAGGGAAGLYAALNLPASLRVLLICKRELTLCNSALAQGGIAGVYDSPEDDVQLHKQDTLVAGGFKNNTETLSILVNEAAQDIGRIIDLGVEFDRNPDGSLHRTLEGGHSKHRIFHHKDATGFEIVSKLLQTVRTLPNVEILENTLLCGVAKTGTGFSVDTLHEGTYTAFHSHFLLLATGGIGRVYEFTTNSAIATGDGITFAYELGAPIKNLSLVQFHPTAFNNRHTRECFLISEAVRGEGAYLLNAAGERFMQRYDDRLELAPRDVVSHAIILESRRQDSQEFYLDISHKDPEFLKHRFPMIYENLLKQGYDLTTDRIPIFPCQHYLMGGIDVNADSRTALDRLYAAGECSHTGVHGNNRLASNSLLEALVFSRHAAMDIAKHLSEVPDTFEEHSFPHDPDAPPIPQGLRTEIRHIMQHSYFVIPDREAAAAGFERVARIRQMLLEGNYRINADYIEAKSLATVAYLILKEVI encoded by the coding sequence ATGACTAATCACTATGACGTCATCATTGCCGGAGGCGGCGCTGCCGGTCTGTACGCTGCTCTCAACCTCCCTGCATCCCTGCGGGTGCTTCTGATCTGTAAACGGGAGCTGACCCTGTGCAACTCCGCCCTGGCTCAGGGGGGCATCGCCGGTGTCTACGACTCCCCGGAGGATGATGTACAGCTGCACAAGCAGGATACCCTCGTTGCAGGCGGATTCAAGAACAACACAGAGACCCTGTCCATCCTGGTGAACGAAGCCGCCCAGGATATCGGCAGGATCATCGACCTGGGGGTGGAGTTTGACCGGAATCCGGACGGTTCCCTCCACCGCACCCTGGAAGGGGGGCACAGCAAGCACCGGATCTTCCACCATAAGGATGCGACAGGCTTTGAGATCGTATCCAAGCTTTTGCAGACTGTACGGACGCTGCCCAATGTAGAGATCCTGGAAAACACACTTTTGTGCGGCGTAGCAAAAACCGGAACAGGCTTTTCTGTGGATACCCTCCACGAAGGCACCTACACCGCCTTCCACAGTCACTTCCTGCTGCTTGCCACCGGCGGCATCGGCAGAGTGTACGAATTCACTACCAATTCCGCCATTGCCACTGGGGACGGCATCACCTTTGCCTATGAGCTGGGAGCTCCTATCAAGAATCTGAGCCTGGTGCAGTTCCACCCCACCGCCTTCAACAACCGGCACACCCGGGAATGCTTCCTGATTTCCGAAGCGGTGCGGGGCGAGGGGGCATACCTGCTGAATGCTGCGGGGGAGCGGTTCATGCAGCGGTACGATGACCGGCTGGAGCTGGCACCACGGGATGTGGTATCCCACGCCATCATTCTGGAAAGCCGCCGACAGGATTCCCAGGAGTTCTATCTGGATATCAGTCACAAGGATCCGGAATTTTTGAAGCACCGGTTCCCCATGATCTACGAAAACCTGCTCAAGCAGGGCTATGATCTGACCACTGACCGGATTCCGATCTTCCCCTGTCAGCATTATCTGATGGGAGGCATCGACGTGAATGCAGATTCCCGTACCGCCCTGGATCGGCTGTACGCTGCGGGAGAATGCTCCCACACCGGGGTACACGGCAACAACCGGCTGGCAAGCAATTCCCTGCTGGAGGCACTGGTATTCTCCCGACATGCGGCAATGGACATTGCCAAGCACCTGTCCGAAGTGCCGGATACCTTTGAGGAGCACAGCTTCCCCCATGACCCGGATGCGCCCCCCATTCCCCAGGGTCTGCGCACGGAGATCCGGCATATTATGCAGCACAGCTACTTTGTCATTCCGGACAGGGAGGCTGCCGCAGCAGGCTTTGAACGGGTTGCCCGGATCCGGCAGATGCTGCTGGAGGGCAACTACCGGATCAACGCCGATTACATTGAAGCAAAATCCCTTGCCACTGTGGCATATCTGATACTCAAGGAAGTCATCTGA
- a CDS encoding sensor histidine kinase — MKAGKHTRRTMFWAMAAALCMGCLTTLVLLMDVHPAIRPYTPLILGTAVSGLLAVLCTLIVLVKALRKPEQIPEAHSVLDPFSLESILLLILCTIPVWWAICKHHESMPKAAFLRQEPLAQCNVGLYAALLCFLSLESLASLLRRIRSGQLAATSLLAAFFQTPVRQEKRAALHERLHAPIELPDASGDKLHAAASSIRQRLNAPVTLPDTPAGNQLRRIINRCAQSIRNRKAQCRTRWHSLPFSQQTALHSMAAMVVILSLALCFSPFDRPNQISAMLLLSLLVIAVYIGIQMRRSQQIDRLSQRIHTISQGDFSPAAPAEGSCVAAQFRELDQIQDSTRDAIARQVQAERTKVNLVTNVSHDLKTPLTSLISYIDLLSKEELPPQAMDYVHVLERKSQGLRRMVQDVFDLAKAASGEDVCCTRLDAVMCLRQVLADMEDTIQRSGRDIRLQTDLDRCIIRAEGNKLYRIYQNLLANALRYSMENTRIYIRVTGTQTEFSCCIQNTSSYEMHFTPEEITERFTRGDAMRSTEGSGLGLAIAKSFAEACGGGFRVAIDGDQFKAILTFPCCGSDASLEA, encoded by the coding sequence ATGAAAGCAGGAAAACATACACGCCGAACGATGTTCTGGGCAATGGCGGCTGCCCTGTGCATGGGGTGCTTGACAACCCTGGTGCTGCTGATGGATGTCCATCCGGCAATTCGACCATACACCCCCTTGATCCTGGGTACAGCCGTCAGCGGCTTGCTGGCAGTATTATGCACCTTGATCGTACTGGTCAAAGCGCTGCGCAAACCGGAGCAGATCCCAGAGGCGCACAGCGTTCTGGATCCATTCTCCCTGGAGAGCATTCTTCTGCTGATCCTATGCACTATACCCGTATGGTGGGCGATCTGCAAGCACCACGAAAGCATGCCGAAAGCCGCATTTCTCCGGCAGGAGCCTCTTGCCCAGTGCAATGTGGGACTGTATGCAGCACTGCTCTGTTTCCTGTCCCTGGAGTCCCTGGCAAGCCTGCTGCGCCGGATCCGGAGCGGACAGCTGGCTGCCACCTCCCTGCTTGCAGCCTTTTTTCAGACACCGGTTCGCCAGGAAAAGCGTGCAGCCCTGCATGAACGCTTGCATGCGCCGATCGAACTGCCGGATGCTAGCGGAGACAAGCTGCATGCAGCCGCTTCCTCTATACGCCAACGGCTCAATGCACCGGTCACATTGCCGGATACCCCCGCCGGCAATCAGCTGCGCCGGATCATCAACCGATGTGCGCAAAGCATCCGGAACCGGAAAGCCCAATGCAGAACCCGTTGGCACAGCCTCCCCTTCTCCCAGCAGACAGCCCTGCACAGCATGGCTGCCATGGTGGTGATTCTTAGCTTGGCGCTGTGTTTTTCCCCCTTTGATCGCCCCAACCAAATCAGCGCCATGCTGCTGTTATCCCTCCTGGTGATCGCCGTTTACATCGGCATCCAGATGCGCCGCAGCCAACAAATCGACCGGCTAAGTCAGCGGATCCACACCATCAGCCAGGGGGATTTCTCCCCTGCCGCCCCGGCGGAGGGTTCCTGCGTAGCGGCACAATTCCGGGAACTGGATCAGATCCAGGACAGCACCCGGGACGCCATTGCCCGGCAGGTACAGGCGGAACGCACCAAGGTCAACCTGGTCACCAATGTGTCCCACGACCTGAAAACGCCGCTGACCTCCCTCATCAGCTACATTGACCTGCTGTCCAAGGAGGAGCTGCCGCCCCAGGCCATGGACTATGTGCATGTGCTGGAACGAAAATCCCAGGGGCTACGCCGGATGGTACAGGATGTATTTGATCTTGCCAAGGCGGCCAGCGGGGAGGATGTGTGCTGCACCCGGCTGGATGCGGTCATGTGTCTGCGGCAGGTACTGGCAGATATGGAGGATACCATTCAGCGATCCGGCAGAGACATCCGGCTGCAAACCGACCTGGATCGCTGCATCATCCGGGCGGAGGGCAACAAGCTGTACCGGATCTATCAGAACCTGTTGGCAAACGCCCTGCGCTATTCCATGGAAAACACCCGGATCTACATTCGGGTCACCGGTACACAGACGGAATTCTCCTGCTGCATCCAGAACACCTCCTCCTACGAAATGCATTTTACCCCGGAGGAGATCACGGAACGGTTCACCCGTGGGGACGCCATGCGCAGTACGGAGGGCTCCGGTCTGGGGCTTGCCATTGCCAAGAGCTTTGCGGAGGCCTGCGGCGGTGGTTTCCGGGTCGCCATCGACGGAGATCAATTCAAAGCCATTCTCACTTTCCCATGCTGCGGATCTGACGCATCCCTGGAGGCATAG
- a CDS encoding response regulator transcription factor — MDYTQCTVLVADDDRDIVRAIATLLEQEGLTVLRAYNGLEALEAVAEHPVSLILIDVMMPKLDGLSAMMKIREQKNIPILILSAKSEESDKILGLSMGADDYIAKPYHPQELAARVKSSLRRYLHLGAADSARMQKLIRVGGLEYDPDTRQLTVDGEPVRLTSKELKIMELFLRNPGRIFSAEEIYSRVWNEDAYAVENTVMVHIRHIREKIEINPREPNYLKVVWGIGYQLQDPAARKGGKKP, encoded by the coding sequence ATGGATTACACACAATGCACCGTCCTGGTGGCGGACGACGACCGGGATATTGTCCGTGCCATTGCCACCCTGCTGGAACAGGAGGGACTGACCGTACTGCGGGCATACAACGGGCTGGAGGCTCTGGAGGCTGTAGCAGAGCATCCGGTTTCCCTGATCCTCATTGACGTGATGATGCCAAAGCTGGACGGTCTGTCGGCGATGATGAAGATCCGGGAACAGAAAAATATACCCATCCTCATTCTGTCGGCAAAATCCGAGGAAAGCGACAAAATCCTGGGGCTGTCCATGGGGGCGGACGACTACATCGCCAAGCCCTACCACCCCCAGGAGCTGGCGGCACGGGTAAAATCCAGCCTGCGGCGGTATCTGCACCTGGGTGCGGCGGACAGTGCCCGGATGCAAAAGCTGATCCGGGTGGGCGGACTGGAGTATGACCCGGACACCCGGCAGCTGACGGTGGACGGAGAGCCGGTGCGGCTCACCTCCAAGGAGCTGAAGATCATGGAGCTGTTCCTGCGGAATCCGGGGCGGATCTTTTCCGCAGAGGAGATCTACAGCCGGGTATGGAACGAGGACGCCTATGCAGTGGAAAACACCGTCATGGTACATATCCGTCATATCCGGGAGAAGATCGAGATCAATCCCCGTGAACCGAATTATCTGAAGGTGGTGTGGGGCATCGGCTATCAGCTACAGGACCCTGCTGCCCGAAAAGGAGGCAAGAAGCCATGA
- a CDS encoding metallophosphoesterase has protein sequence MIGIIAGAAAGLLTAELVRENCCMLAVRQDTIDQPAYTGHPLKLALVSDTHIINRRRQRRCQRLLRAVRAAKPDLILVPGDLVSRTCTDFSLVQQLLTGLCAIAPVYYAPGNHELDMTEPMRQKLYRTMEATGTVLLCNRTVQLEGLALCGVTLKYSMFRNQNRGFSGLSKYTPEDMEQAVGVHRGMTLLLAHSPLALDTYAAWGAELVVSGHVHGGMIRLPVVGGLLSPERKLFPAYSRGHYRQGHTDLIVTGGIAKPRLFNPPELRIITLQGKDDSSL, from the coding sequence ATGATCGGAATCATTGCCGGGGCGGCGGCAGGGCTACTGACCGCAGAGCTTGTCCGTGAAAACTGCTGCATGCTGGCGGTGCGGCAGGATACCATTGATCAGCCTGCATACACCGGGCACCCCTTGAAGCTGGCACTGGTGTCGGATACCCACATCATCAACCGGCGGCGGCAGAGGCGCTGTCAGCGGCTGCTCCGGGCAGTCCGGGCAGCAAAGCCGGATCTGATCCTCGTTCCCGGGGATCTGGTGAGCCGAACCTGCACGGACTTTTCCTTGGTGCAGCAGCTGCTGACCGGGCTGTGCGCCATTGCTCCGGTGTACTATGCGCCAGGCAATCATGAGCTGGATATGACGGAACCCATGCGGCAGAAGCTGTACCGGACGATGGAAGCTACCGGTACGGTGCTGCTGTGCAACCGGACTGTGCAGTTAGAGGGACTGGCGCTCTGCGGCGTCACCTTGAAATACAGCATGTTCCGGAACCAGAACCGGGGCTTTTCGGGGCTTTCCAAGTATACACCGGAGGACATGGAGCAGGCGGTGGGCGTGCATCGGGGCATGACGCTGCTGCTGGCGCACAGCCCCCTGGCTCTGGACACCTATGCTGCCTGGGGAGCGGAGCTGGTGGTGTCCGGTCATGTGCATGGGGGTATGATCCGTCTGCCGGTGGTGGGGGGCTTGCTCTCCCCGGAACGGAAACTCTTCCCGGCATATTCCAGGGGACATTACCGGCAGGGGCATACGGATCTGATCGTCACCGGGGGCATCGCCAAGCCCAGACTGTTTAATCCCCCTGAGCTGCGGATCATCACCCTTCAAGGGAAGGATGATTCATCACTTTAG
- a CDS encoding adenylosuccinate synthase: MPANIVIGTQWGDEGKGKIIDILASRAEVVVRSQGGNNAGHTVVNNGQTYKLHLVPSGILYPGTACLIGAGVVLDPKDFISELDNLHARGVSTDNLKIDPRAHVVMPWHIVLDGLSEKFRGNSDIGTTKRGIGPTYMDKYERCGIRMYDLTHPEVFAQKARSTGALKNKIITAVYGGEAIDLDAVIQEYTEYGKRLLPYLADVSVLTYEADKAGKTILFEGAQATLLDIDFGTYPYVTSSHPLSAGVCVGTGVGPRMISNIIGVAKAYTTRVGKGPFPTELNDEIGEKIRNVGGEFGTTTGRPRRTGWFDAVIVRHSVRVNGLDGLAINKLDTLSGLGTLKICTAYKMADGTITRNLPPTLEELAGCTPIYEEAEGFDEDISGCKSFEELPESCKRYIARLEELCDCRIAMIGIGPDRSQILER, encoded by the coding sequence ATGCCTGCTAATATTGTAATCGGCACCCAGTGGGGCGATGAAGGAAAGGGCAAGATTATTGACATTCTTGCATCCCGTGCGGAAGTGGTAGTACGTTCCCAGGGAGGCAACAACGCCGGTCATACGGTGGTAAACAACGGACAGACCTATAAGCTGCACCTGGTGCCCTCCGGCATTCTGTATCCGGGCACTGCCTGCCTGATCGGCGCCGGGGTTGTGCTGGATCCCAAGGATTTTATCTCCGAGCTGGACAATCTGCATGCAAGAGGGGTTTCGACGGACAATCTGAAGATCGACCCCCGTGCCCATGTGGTGATGCCCTGGCACATTGTGCTGGACGGACTCAGCGAGAAATTCCGGGGCAATTCCGACATCGGCACCACCAAGCGGGGCATCGGGCCCACCTATATGGACAAATATGAGCGCTGCGGCATTCGGATGTACGATCTGACCCATCCGGAGGTGTTTGCCCAGAAGGCACGGAGCACCGGGGCACTGAAGAACAAGATCATCACTGCCGTATACGGGGGCGAGGCCATCGACCTGGACGCTGTGATCCAGGAATACACCGAATACGGCAAGCGGCTGCTGCCCTACCTGGCGGATGTATCCGTGCTGACCTATGAGGCGGACAAGGCAGGGAAGACCATCCTCTTTGAGGGTGCGCAGGCGACCCTGCTGGACATTGACTTTGGTACATACCCCTACGTTACCTCCTCCCATCCTCTGTCCGCAGGGGTATGTGTAGGTACTGGTGTTGGCCCCCGGATGATCTCCAACATCATCGGCGTGGCAAAGGCATATACCACCCGTGTGGGCAAGGGACCCTTCCCCACCGAGCTGAACGATGAAATCGGGGAGAAGATCCGGAACGTAGGCGGCGAATTCGGCACCACCACCGGCAGACCCCGGAGAACCGGCTGGTTTGACGCAGTGATCGTGCGGCACTCTGTGCGTGTGAACGGTCTGGACGGGCTTGCCATCAACAAGCTGGATACCCTCAGCGGTCTGGGCACTCTGAAGATCTGTACCGCATACAAAATGGCGGACGGCACCATCACCCGGAACCTGCCTCCCACACTGGAGGAGCTGGCTGGCTGTACGCCCATCTACGAGGAAGCAGAGGGCTTTGACGAGGATATTTCCGGCTGCAAGAGCTTTGAGGAGCTGCCGGAAAGCTGCAAGCGTTACATTGCCCGGTTGGAGGAGCTGTGCGACTGCCGGATCGCTATGATCGGCATTGGCCCGGACAGAAGCCAGATTCTGGAACGGTAA
- a CDS encoding 4'-phosphopantetheinyl transferase family protein codes for MLYLRWLRAEENNHSGQHRAAYDALAWGLWRESGIRHALLERQDRGKPFLPMYPQVHVNVTHCRFLAAAAVDAAPVGVDAEPVRPLRERVLERTCAREEQDWVLSQPDPDYAFIRLWTAKESYVKATGTGIGVPLQEVTFTLTEESIRSRMDAGFTQLLLPEHVITICHKTGKGQVLTLCPKEEWICWNRI; via the coding sequence ATGCTATATCTGCGGTGGCTTCGTGCGGAGGAAAATAATCACTCCGGGCAGCATCGTGCCGCCTATGATGCCCTGGCATGGGGGCTGTGGCGGGAATCCGGAATCCGGCATGCATTGCTGGAGCGTCAGGATAGGGGAAAGCCCTTTTTGCCCATGTATCCCCAAGTGCATGTAAATGTGACCCATTGCAGGTTCCTGGCGGCGGCGGCAGTGGATGCTGCGCCGGTGGGGGTGGATGCAGAGCCGGTGCGTCCCCTGCGGGAACGGGTGCTGGAGCGTACATGCGCCAGGGAGGAACAGGATTGGGTGCTGTCCCAGCCGGATCCGGATTATGCCTTTATCCGGCTGTGGACGGCGAAGGAGAGCTATGTAAAGGCAACCGGCACCGGCATCGGGGTGCCCCTCCAGGAGGTCACCTTCACCCTGACGGAGGAGAGCATCCGGAGCCGGATGGATGCCGGGTTCACCCAGCTGCTGCTGCCGGAGCATGTAATTACAATTTGCCATAAGACCGGCAAAGGGCAGGTTCTGACCCTTTGCCCCAAGGAGGAATGGATATGCTGGAACCGGATCTGA
- a CDS encoding SDR family NAD(P)-dependent oxidoreductase, which produces MLEPDLTGKIALITGATGQLGRVMAHTLADCGADIVVHYHANRLQADKLVAELTRMGRRALAVQADVTDRDSVFAMRDKVEAVLGMPQILVHNAVIQYAWKPILQQDPGDFDSQYRSCVMQTVYMAQAFVPAMQAAHYGRILVINTECAALAEAGCGAYTAAKRGLDGLCRCLAKEVAEDGITVNQIAPGWTITERDRDANTQVQPDYDRQVPMGRRGTDAEIAQMAAFLVSDLASFTTGAFIPVCGGRVMPAI; this is translated from the coding sequence ATGCTGGAACCGGATCTGACAGGAAAAATCGCTTTGATTACCGGAGCCACCGGACAGCTTGGGCGTGTCATGGCGCATACCCTTGCGGACTGCGGAGCGGACATTGTGGTGCATTATCACGCCAACCGGCTGCAGGCGGACAAGCTGGTGGCGGAGCTGACCCGGATGGGACGCCGGGCACTGGCGGTGCAGGCGGATGTGACCGACCGGGACAGCGTGTTCGCCATGCGGGACAAGGTGGAGGCGGTGCTGGGCATGCCTCAGATTCTGGTGCACAATGCGGTGATTCAGTATGCATGGAAGCCCATCTTGCAGCAGGATCCCGGGGATTTTGACAGTCAGTACCGCTCTTGCGTCATGCAGACGGTGTATATGGCACAGGCGTTTGTGCCTGCCATGCAAGCTGCCCATTACGGGCGGATCCTGGTAATCAACACGGAGTGCGCTGCACTGGCAGAGGCTGGCTGCGGGGCATACACAGCGGCAAAGCGGGGATTGGACGGGCTGTGCCGGTGTCTTGCCAAGGAGGTGGCAGAGGACGGGATCACCGTGAACCAGATTGCGCCGGGCTGGACCATTACGGAACGTGACCGGGATGCTAATACGCAGGTGCAGCCGGATTACGACCGGCAGGTGCCCATGGGCCGCCGGGGCACGGATGCAGAGATTGCACAGATGGCAGCGTTCCTGGTGTCCGATCTTGCCAGCTTCACCACCGGAGCGTTTATTCCTGTGTGCGGCGGCAGAGTGATGCCGGCGATCTGA